A part of Patescibacteria group bacterium genomic DNA contains:
- a CDS encoding DUF3160 domain-containing protein, with protein MIKRPAKEKPRAKPAVKEIFNPAPSPAPKNSGHKWQILIVAAAILIVAAGFGLAKSRMKKGPAAITGEKAGEKLFSFDLGKPVFAEYEEIKGLVTPKVPEEKASLKELENYKSFKENAKINFTQEQLSALEVNNFFLAKNDIVGEEPAQDDFTDTYNYIQGPSSMYERQPENSVFVSSDLALHVYHVLIDRSFQKIEEEKFQPAIRAITRNLFLDSLNGYANADDARLKESYKRLTAYYLAPLVVLDQGSKSANADINPKDFPTFAKYLEAVSEKEIANSEGNFQFTLASKAYDGVEIPEEIYNIAQKELALINEAKGLADSPLFTPYRPEFTNDYSQFKPRSHYTKNDVLKSYFIAMMWYGRMGFPIKSADMTRDALIITGQVNNLKVGDEKIAKLWSDISAAISFFVGEADDLTPYQYTQTIKGVYGAEMTVEQLKDDGLLAKFQEKAKKDLPAPKILSEAIMMSASDEKTKEELLKDTMQFRFMGQRFTPDAYIINRLTQGDEAPDPETGQKLPSTPTALMVVNLLASENKLVQTYLDEWVKDPKRIEREKGRESDKIIAKASGLLKDEFFKFDNETWNQNIYWGWLNCLKPLLEAYGAGYPAFMAGEPWMKKNLGAVLGSFTELKHDTLLYAKQSYAEMGAGGPEELPPVVKGYVEPDLVFWNRILALSKMTRGGLKKLNLMPAEFSERYDSYIEGAEFLRGIVAKELANGKISDDDFEKLRTVNSNYFESVTAPLPGQELTLREKRAGIIADIHTNAPLGEILYEATGKPYIMYVAVKDANGARLTRGTAFSHYEFTDKLESRLSDEEWQAKVYGGKEKLPAADKWTKDLVD; from the coding sequence ATGATCAAAAGACCAGCTAAAGAAAAGCCGCGGGCCAAGCCGGCGGTTAAAGAAATTTTTAACCCAGCTCCGAGTCCGGCACCAAAAAATTCAGGGCATAAATGGCAGATTCTTATAGTTGCCGCGGCTATTTTAATAGTTGCCGCCGGTTTCGGGCTGGCGAAAAGCCGGATGAAAAAAGGGCCGGCCGCAATAACCGGGGAAAAAGCCGGCGAGAAGCTTTTTTCTTTTGATCTGGGAAAGCCGGTTTTTGCCGAATACGAAGAAATTAAGGGGCTGGTAACGCCGAAAGTGCCGGAAGAAAAGGCCAGCCTGAAAGAATTGGAGAATTACAAGAGCTTTAAAGAAAACGCTAAAATAAATTTTACCCAGGAACAGCTCTCGGCCCTGGAAGTGAATAATTTTTTCCTGGCGAAAAACGATATCGTCGGCGAAGAGCCGGCGCAAGATGATTTTACCGATACTTACAATTATATCCAGGGGCCGTCAAGCATGTACGAAAGACAGCCGGAAAATTCGGTTTTTGTTTCCAGCGACCTGGCCTTGCACGTTTACCACGTCTTAATCGACCGGAGTTTTCAAAAAATTGAGGAAGAAAAATTCCAGCCGGCCATCAGGGCCATAACCCGAAACCTTTTTTTGGATTCACTGAATGGCTATGCTAACGCCGATGACGCCCGGCTGAAGGAATCCTATAAAAGATTGACCGCTTATTATCTGGCGCCTTTAGTAGTTTTAGATCAGGGCAGTAAGTCGGCCAATGCCGATATTAACCCCAAAGATTTCCCGACTTTTGCCAAATACCTTGAAGCTGTAAGCGAAAAAGAAATCGCGAACAGCGAGGGGAACTTCCAATTTACACTGGCCAGCAAAGCCTATGACGGCGTAGAAATACCGGAGGAGATATATAATATTGCCCAGAAGGAATTGGCTTTAATAAACGAAGCCAAAGGCCTTGCTGATTCGCCGCTATTCACCCCGTACCGGCCTGAATTTACCAATGATTATTCCCAATTCAAACCCCGCTCGCACTATACGAAAAACGATGTCTTAAAGAGTTATTTTATTGCCATGATGTGGTACGGCCGGATGGGCTTTCCGATAAAGAGCGCCGATATGACCCGCGACGCTTTGATAATAACCGGCCAAGTTAATAATCTGAAAGTCGGCGATGAAAAAATAGCTAAGCTCTGGAGCGATATAAGCGCGGCCATTTCCTTTTTTGTCGGCGAAGCGGACGATTTAACCCCTTATCAATATACGCAAACGATAAAAGGAGTTTATGGCGCGGAGATGACGGTTGAACAATTAAAGGATGACGGACTGTTAGCTAAATTCCAGGAAAAGGCGAAAAAAGACCTGCCGGCGCCGAAGATCCTGTCTGAAGCGATTATGATGAGCGCGTCCGATGAAAAAACTAAAGAAGAGCTTTTAAAAGACACTATGCAGTTCCGGTTCATGGGCCAAAGATTTACGCCGGACGCTTATATTATTAACCGCCTGACCCAGGGAGACGAGGCGCCGGATCCGGAAACCGGCCAGAAATTGCCGTCGACGCCGACGGCTTTGATGGTCGTCAATCTTTTAGCTTCGGAAAATAAGCTGGTCCAAACCTATTTGGATGAATGGGTAAAAGATCCGAAAAGAATCGAGCGTGAAAAAGGCCGGGAGTCGGATAAGATTATCGCCAAAGCGAGCGGCCTCTTAAAAGATGAGTTTTTCAAGTTCGACAATGAGACCTGGAACCAAAATATTTATTGGGGCTGGTTAAACTGCTTAAAACCCCTTTTAGAGGCTTACGGCGCCGGCTATCCGGCTTTTATGGCCGGCGAACCCTGGATGAAAAAAAATTTAGGGGCGGTTTTAGGATCGTTTACCGAATTAAAGCACGACACCTTGCTGTATGCCAAGCAGTCATACGCCGAGATGGGCGCCGGCGGACCGGAAGAATTGCCGCCGGTGGTAAAAGGCTATGTAGAGCCGGATTTGGTTTTTTGGAACCGGATTTTGGCCTTATCGAAAATGACCCGCGGCGGATTAAAAAAACTGAATCTTATGCCGGCGGAATTCTCCGAACGCTATGATTCATATATCGAAGGGGCGGAGTTCTTGCGCGGCATTGTTGCCAAAGAACTGGCTAATGGGAAAATCAGCGACGATGATTTTGAAAAATTAAGAACCGTAAATTCGAACTATTTCGAGAGTGTTACCGCGCCGCTTCCGGGACAGGAACTTACCTTAAGGGAAAAACGGGCGGGAATCATTGCCGATATCCATACCAATGCGCCCTTGGGAGAAATATTGTATGAAGCCACCGGCAAGCCCTACATCATGTATGTTGCCGTGAAAGACGCCAATGGCGCCCGGCTGACCCGGGGAACGGCCTTTTCGCATTATGAATTTACCGACAAGCTGGAAAGCCGGTTGTCGGACGAAGAGTGGCAGGCCAAGGTTTATGGCGGCAAGGAAAAATTGCCGGCCGCGGACAAATGGACCAAGGATTTAGTAGATTAA
- a CDS encoding GspE/PulE family protein has translation MDKDSLTSIEDLMDASGKGGGRKIGDESAGSKLKEKQEEMKLKEIERGVNNKATALGLPYISLIGAPISQEALKLVPEARARELRASCFFYDGKNIRIAAVETTDAVLVLKEELAKEYFTDTRIYIVSDHSFDYLLEAYRMLPKVKKIIKGVEITQADLVKYQDQFSSFKALEEKINSSNTTEIITILIASAIQLNASDIHVEREAKDIKVRFRVDGVLHDAAVLREEEWPKVISRLKLLTGVKINIANKPQDGRMSIFMENDRLDIRASFLPTSYGESVVMRILQFSSISLDFEQLGLEGDAFERLKRQIERPNGMVVTTGPTGSGKTTTLYAALKKLNQPEVKIITVEDPIEYQLEGINQSQVSDIYTFAKALRSIVRQDPDVIMVGEIRDLETADTAIQAALTGHLVLSTIHTNDAAGAIPRFLSLGVKPFLLAPAVNAMMGQRLVRKICENCKEEEKLEPKILARVVEVLSNIKEEYRKDIDLSSGGAKLKFHHGKGCEKCQGIGYKGRLGIFEIVVMSGELEKIILSGNISEYDMREYARQKGYLTMAQDGLIKALRGSTSVLEVFRVAE, from the coding sequence ATGGATAAAGACTCACTCACTTCAATTGAAGATTTAATGGATGCTTCGGGAAAAGGCGGCGGCAGGAAAATCGGCGATGAAAGCGCCGGCTCAAAGCTAAAGGAAAAGCAGGAAGAAATGAAGCTTAAGGAGATTGAGCGGGGGGTTAATAACAAGGCCACCGCGCTTGGACTGCCTTATATAAGCTTAATCGGAGCGCCGATTTCCCAGGAAGCCTTAAAGCTCGTCCCCGAGGCCCGCGCCCGCGAACTTCGGGCTTCGTGCTTTTTTTACGACGGAAAAAATATCCGGATCGCGGCGGTCGAAACGACGGACGCGGTATTGGTATTAAAAGAAGAATTGGCCAAGGAATATTTTACCGATACGCGGATTTATATAGTGTCGGACCACAGTTTTGACTATCTTTTGGAGGCTTACCGGATGCTGCCCAAAGTAAAAAAGATAATCAAGGGCGTAGAAATTACCCAAGCGGATCTAGTTAAATACCAGGACCAATTTTCCAGCTTTAAGGCTTTGGAAGAAAAAATAAATTCATCCAACACCACGGAAATTATCACCATACTGATCGCTTCAGCCATCCAGTTAAATGCCTCGGATATCCACGTCGAAAGGGAAGCCAAAGACATCAAAGTCCGCTTCCGGGTGGATGGAGTTTTGCACGACGCGGCGGTTTTAAGGGAGGAAGAATGGCCAAAAGTGATTTCCCGCTTAAAGCTTTTAACCGGAGTGAAAATCAATATTGCCAATAAACCGCAAGACGGCCGGATGTCCATTTTTATGGAAAACGACCGGTTGGATATCCGTGCTTCATTCTTGCCCACCTCCTACGGCGAAAGCGTGGTAATGAGAATATTACAATTTTCCTCGATCAGTCTGGACTTCGAGCAGCTGGGTTTGGAAGGCGACGCTTTCGAGCGGTTAAAAAGGCAAATTGAACGGCCGAACGGGATGGTTGTTACCACCGGCCCGACCGGTTCGGGCAAAACGACGACCCTTTACGCGGCTTTGAAAAAGCTGAACCAGCCGGAAGTAAAAATCATAACTGTCGAGGATCCGATCGAATATCAGCTGGAGGGGATTAACCAGTCCCAGGTTTCTGATATCTATACTTTTGCCAAGGCTTTGCGCTCAATCGTACGGCAAGACCCGGACGTTATTATGGTTGGAGAAATCCGCGATTTGGAGACGGCCGATACGGCCATCCAGGCGGCCCTTACCGGGCACCTGGTCCTTTCTACCATTCATACCAACGACGCGGCCGGAGCCATTCCGCGGTTCTTGTCTTTAGGCGTTAAGCCTTTTTTGCTGGCTCCGGCGGTTAACGCTATGATGGGCCAGCGGCTGGTAAGGAAAATTTGCGAAAACTGCAAAGAGGAGGAAAAGCTGGAGCCGAAAATTTTAGCCCGGGTAGTTGAGGTGCTTTCCAATATCAAAGAAGAATATAGGAAAGACATCGATCTGTCCTCGGGCGGAGCTAAGCTAAAATTCCATCACGGCAAAGGCTGCGAGAAATGCCAGGGAATCGGCTACAAAGGCCGGCTTGGGATTTTTGAGATTGTCGTCATGTCCGGAGAACTGGAAAAAATAATTTTATCCGGCAATATTTCCGAATACGACATGCGCGAATACGCCCGCCAGAAGGGTTATCTTACTATGGCGCAGGACGGACTAATTAAGGCCTTGCGCGGCTCTACCAGCGTTCTAGAGGTATTCCGGGTAGCGGAATAG
- a CDS encoding acyltransferase family protein, with protein sequence MAISINNPVQATWIFAAIFLAAVLVSARMKKSTRFLPKSLTQELKGLAILTIIFSHFGYFLIADHRFLFPLSILAGVGVDLFLFLSGFGLTQSALKKDSNELKEAKGLAALDGQGGAIKKERDGLAIWKFYRRRLPKLFMPLWIILALYFILDFLILKITYSWQYIFKAAAGFFPRADVFEDLNSPLWYFTLILFYYLIFPWVLSKKRPWLSAIIIYLAAYFILRENPVWMSEVRHLYEIHIIAFPAGIFFGWLAYGAPGLGRFRFSRLFGLEKLSAWAGKPGVLKLEEKIGPAIYYLIIAVLVIFIGYFALNSGVGQSPDKEQLVSIIVVLAIVLLFSYIRVEFNLLSLFGLYSYEVYLLHWPLASRYDLFYRYLPAWLAAVFYLIVFLGLAWVLKKISTFLLKILV encoded by the coding sequence ATGGCTATTTCGATAAATAATCCGGTTCAGGCTACCTGGATCTTTGCCGCTATTTTTTTGGCGGCTGTTTTAGTTTCCGCCCGGATGAAAAAATCCACCCGCTTCCTTCCTAAATCACTCACCCAAGAGCTTAAAGGCTTAGCGATTTTAACTATAATTTTTTCCCATTTCGGCTATTTTTTGATTGCCGATCACCGCTTCCTGTTTCCGCTTTCAATCCTTGCCGGAGTCGGGGTAGATCTGTTTTTATTTTTATCCGGCTTCGGCCTCACCCAAAGCGCCTTAAAAAAGGATTCTAACGAATTAAAAGAGGCAAAAGGTTTAGCCGCTTTGGACGGGCAAGGCGGGGCGATAAAAAAAGAGCGGGACGGATTGGCGATTTGGAAATTCTACCGCCGGCGCCTGCCGAAGTTATTTATGCCTTTATGGATAATATTAGCGCTGTACTTTATCTTAGACTTTTTAATATTAAAAATCACTTACTCTTGGCAGTATATCTTTAAGGCCGCGGCCGGATTTTTCCCGCGCGCCGACGTATTTGAGGATTTGAATTCGCCCCTTTGGTATTTTACTTTAATTTTATTCTACTATTTAATTTTTCCCTGGGTTTTATCAAAAAAAAGGCCCTGGCTGTCGGCCATCATAATTTATCTGGCCGCTTATTTTATCCTGCGCGAAAACCCTGTTTGGATGAGCGAGGTAAGGCATCTGTACGAGATTCACATAATTGCTTTTCCAGCAGGAATTTTTTTCGGCTGGCTGGCTTACGGGGCGCCCGGGCTGGGCCGATTCCGATTCTCGCGTCTTTTCGGGCTGGAAAAATTATCAGCTTGGGCGGGAAAACCCGGCGTTTTGAAATTAGAAGAAAAAATCGGTCCGGCCATATATTATTTAATAATTGCCGTTTTGGTAATATTTATCGGCTATTTTGCCCTTAATTCCGGCGTGGGCCAAAGTCCGGACAAAGAACAGCTCGTTAGCATAATTGTCGTGCTGGCTATCGTCCTTCTTTTTTCTTATATAAGAGTTGAATTCAATTTGCTTTCTTTGTTCGGCCTGTATTCTTATGAAGTTTATCTTCTGCACTGGCCGCTCGCCAGCCGCTATGACCTTTTTTATAGATATTTACCGGCCTGGCTGGCGGCTGTTTTCTACCTGATTGTATTTTTAGGACTGGCTTGGGTTTTGAAAAAAATATCTACTTTTTTGCTGAAAATTCTGGTATAA
- a CDS encoding SGNH/GDSL hydrolase family protein, whose protein sequence is MKKKYLLASLLAILAAGIYLYYFHARIYQEISKANLKSPDKNQTFLIGADMDFQKNIVYAALGDSLTAGVGVLNYEESFPYLIAGKMAQDGKKVTLKDHSIPGAKVGDLKDKLVSAAIADNPDIITILAGVNDVHGKVSLAEFKNSYGAILKRLTEETDAKIYLVSIPFIGAPSLMMPPYNLYIDWQTKKFNSVIKALAETYKAQYIDLYSPTAAQFKTNGAHYSPDLFHPSAEGYAIWAKIIYGYFDK, encoded by the coding sequence ATGAAAAAGAAGTACTTACTGGCTAGTTTATTGGCCATTCTTGCGGCTGGAATTTATTTATATTATTTTCATGCCCGCATCTACCAGGAAATCAGCAAGGCAAACCTGAAATCACCTGATAAAAACCAAACCTTTCTAATCGGCGCTGATATGGATTTTCAAAAAAATATAGTGTACGCCGCCTTGGGCGACAGCTTGACTGCCGGAGTCGGGGTTTTAAATTACGAGGAATCCTTTCCTTATCTCATAGCCGGGAAAATGGCGCAGGACGGCAAAAAGGTAACCTTGAAAGATCATTCAATCCCCGGTGCCAAAGTCGGTGATTTAAAAGATAAATTAGTTTCGGCGGCCATAGCTGATAACCCGGATATCATTACAATCCTGGCCGGCGTTAACGACGTGCATGGCAAAGTTTCCCTGGCTGAATTCAAAAATAGCTACGGGGCGATATTAAAGCGCCTTACCGAAGAAACTGATGCTAAAATTTACCTGGTCAGCATTCCCTTTATCGGCGCCCCGAGCTTGATGATGCCGCCATACAATTTATATATTGATTGGCAAACCAAAAAGTTTAACTCGGTTATCAAGGCTTTGGCCGAAACTTACAAAGCCCAATACATTGATTTATATTCTCCGACCGCGGCCCAATTCAAAACGAATGGCGCCCATTACTCGCCGGACTTATTCCATCCTTCAGCCGAAGGGTACGCGATCTGGGCGAAGATAATTTATGGCTATTTCGATAAATAA
- a CDS encoding FliA/WhiG family RNA polymerase sigma factor has translation MDGNGNGKERMYSNLNERNEMMLKHADMVKFIALRLISRLPDHISVGDLISAGVLGLMDALNKYDSSEGVPFNFYAKIRIRGAMLDEIRAMDWVPRSLRRKSGMLERACASLEQRFGRDPTEEEIAEELQISEEDFFKLMDEIKGISFLPENISEVIRGNREIYMLAVGEEEHFNAVFRKEIAYHLTEAIGRLPEKEQTVLTLYYYEELTMKEIGVVLGYSESMISLIHTKAVLRARKYLRQQMKPEDLPDACNKDYLGKYVASVGEAKKIASSFQNGKPVKTSPQISPLLIILPPTSPQNGNTTPRSAQPMTFGRRLKELRLEKGWSQLELAKRAECTRFCVYRAELEKRVPPPNTVRRLAKVFRLTREAKSDFYELAGVSYY, from the coding sequence ATGGACGGTAATGGCAACGGTAAAGAAAGAATGTATTCAAATCTTAACGAACGGAACGAGATGATGCTGAAACACGCTGACATGGTGAAATTCATCGCCCTGCGGCTCATCTCCCGACTGCCTGACCACATCTCGGTCGGCGACCTTATTAGCGCTGGAGTGCTGGGGCTCATGGACGCTCTCAATAAATATGATTCCAGCGAGGGCGTTCCTTTTAACTTTTACGCTAAAATCCGGATCCGGGGGGCGATGCTCGACGAAATCCGCGCTATGGATTGGGTGCCCCGCTCGCTTAGAAGAAAAAGCGGCATGCTGGAAAGAGCATGCGCTTCCTTGGAACAAAGGTTTGGGCGCGACCCCACGGAGGAGGAGATTGCAGAGGAACTCCAGATCAGCGAGGAGGATTTTTTCAAGCTGATGGATGAAATTAAGGGGATCTCTTTCCTCCCGGAAAATATCAGTGAAGTAATCCGGGGAAATCGCGAAATATATATGCTTGCGGTTGGAGAGGAGGAGCATTTTAACGCGGTTTTTAGGAAAGAGATTGCTTATCATCTTACCGAGGCCATTGGCCGACTCCCGGAAAAAGAGCAAACCGTACTTACTCTTTACTATTACGAAGAACTGACCATGAAGGAAATTGGCGTTGTTCTTGGCTATTCCGAATCCATGATCTCGCTGATCCACACTAAGGCAGTCCTTCGTGCGAGGAAATATCTACGCCAACAAATGAAACCCGAAGACTTGCCTGACGCTTGCAATAAAGATTACTTAGGTAAATACGTAGCGTCAGTGGGTGAGGCGAAAAAAATCGCCTCTAGTTTTCAGAATGGCAAGCCGGTAAAAACGTCCCCGCAGATTTCTCCTCTGCTCATCATCCTTCCCCCCACGTCTCCTCAAAACGGCAACACCACCCCCCGCTCGGCGCAACCTATGACTTTCGGCCGAAGACTAAAAGAGCTCCGCCTCGAAAAAGGCTGGTCGCAACTCGAACTGGCCAAGCGGGCCGAATGCACCCGGTTTTGCGTCTATAGGGCTGAGCTAGAAAAACGAGTTCCTCCCCCGAACACTGTGAGGCGTCTAGCTAAAGTGTTCCGACTGACACGCGAAGCCAAGAGCGATTTTTACGAACTGGCCGGCGTGAGTTATTATTGA
- a CDS encoding ribonuclease HI family protein: protein MKLKIFTDGGARGNPGPAGIGAIAYDEDAKVVFTVSEYIGEATNNQAEYKAVIAALEKAKTCKAEELDFYLDSELVVKQIKREYKVKNSDLAPLFLKINNLTLGFKKVKFTHVPREKNKEADRLVNEAIDRR, encoded by the coding sequence ATGAAGCTAAAAATATTTACCGACGGAGGGGCAAGGGGGAATCCGGGGCCGGCGGGGATTGGGGCGATCGCTTATGATGAAGATGCTAAGGTGGTGTTCACCGTGTCCGAATATATCGGCGAAGCGACTAATAATCAGGCGGAATACAAAGCAGTAATCGCCGCTTTGGAAAAAGCTAAGACCTGCAAGGCAGAAGAACTGGATTTTTATCTTGATTCTGAACTCGTAGTAAAGCAAATAAAACGCGAATATAAAGTAAAAAACTCCGATTTGGCGCCGCTATTTTTGAAAATCAACAACTTGACTTTGGGCTTTAAAAAGGTTAAGTTTACGCATGTGCCAAGAGAAAAGAATAAGGAAGCTGACCGGCTGGTGAATGAGGCAATTGATAGAAGATAG
- the recJ gene encoding single-stranded-DNA-specific exonuclease RecJ encodes MTKDWQIAPKVSDKILKKYPEYNRVILQLLINRGFRDKKDIERFLKGTYEDAHDPDDFKDMAAAVDSVINHVKKKNKILVYGDYDADGVTASVVMVETLKTLKADVGVYIPFRTTEGYGMNMNALEEAKDKGVKLIITVDTGIRNAPEAEFAKSLGLEIIITDHHSAPEEKKDWPKCLVINPNLPGEKYPFRFLAGVGVAFKFATAITRRSKLSGDDKKKLEDRILDLVAVGTVADMVPLRDENRILVKKGLEILNKTKRIGLRELIEVSQLNNGKKLDSWNIGFQLGPRLNAAGRLDHANTAYELLITRDRSRAKELAQALNQRNFERQMITEKISEEIVKMLEDDPKCKDNKIIIAVTDKGLEKKAWNEGVVGLIAGRVAEKFYLPALVITVGSNGEFKGSGRSIEEFNLIKALEECSKFLYKYGGHPAACGFSLEEKNLNGFMKKIQEIAGRELGKLVLKPKVKIDIELDLSEISENLILELEKFAPFGAGNEKPKFVSKKILVMDIMRMGAQNQHIKLRVKSEESSLIYAIGFGQSEQWKALKIGDKIDMVYYPEINEYNGRRDVQLKIIDIKVK; translated from the coding sequence ATGACAAAGGATTGGCAGATTGCGCCAAAAGTTTCTGATAAAATTCTAAAAAAATATCCCGAATACAATCGGGTTATTTTGCAATTGCTCATTAACCGGGGGTTTCGGGACAAGAAAGATATAGAGCGGTTTTTAAAAGGGACTTACGAGGACGCGCACGACCCCGATGATTTTAAGGATATGGCCGCGGCGGTAGATTCGGTAATTAATCATGTAAAGAAAAAAAATAAGATATTGGTTTACGGGGATTATGACGCGGACGGGGTAACCGCTTCGGTAGTTATGGTCGAAACCCTGAAGACGCTGAAAGCGGACGTCGGCGTTTACATCCCTTTTCGGACAACCGAAGGCTACGGCATGAATATGAACGCGCTGGAAGAAGCTAAAGACAAGGGCGTCAAATTGATTATTACCGTTGATACCGGAATTAGAAACGCGCCTGAAGCCGAGTTCGCGAAAAGCCTCGGGCTGGAAATAATTATCACCGACCACCATTCGGCGCCCGAAGAAAAGAAAGACTGGCCAAAATGTTTGGTTATTAATCCCAACCTCCCCGGCGAAAAATATCCCTTTAGATTTTTAGCCGGCGTCGGGGTGGCTTTTAAATTTGCTACGGCCATAACCCGCCGGTCTAAGCTTTCGGGTGATGACAAAAAGAAATTAGAAGACAGGATTTTGGACTTGGTGGCGGTCGGGACTGTTGCCGACATGGTGCCATTAAGGGATGAGAACCGGATTTTAGTTAAAAAAGGCCTGGAAATATTGAATAAAACCAAACGCATCGGCCTGCGTGAATTGATTGAAGTTTCCCAGTTAAATAACGGGAAAAAGCTCGATTCCTGGAATATCGGGTTCCAGCTCGGACCGAGGCTTAACGCCGCCGGCCGGCTTGATCACGCTAATACGGCTTACGAGCTTTTAATCACCCGCGACCGGAGCCGGGCGAAGGAACTGGCCCAGGCCCTAAACCAAAGAAACTTTGAGCGCCAGATGATAACGGAAAAGATATCTGAAGAGATCGTAAAAATGCTTGAAGACGACCCAAAATGCAAAGACAATAAAATAATAATCGCTGTTACTGATAAAGGTTTGGAAAAAAAAGCTTGGAACGAAGGCGTCGTAGGGCTTATTGCCGGGCGGGTAGCGGAGAAATTTTATCTGCCGGCCCTGGTAATTACTGTCGGTTCAAATGGAGAATTTAAGGGTTCGGGCCGGAGCATTGAAGAATTTAATTTAATAAAAGCGCTGGAGGAGTGTTCAAAATTTTTGTACAAGTACGGCGGGCATCCGGCCGCCTGCGGATTCAGCCTGGAAGAAAAGAATTTAAACGGTTTTATGAAAAAAATCCAAGAAATTGCCGGACGGGAGCTGGGAAAATTGGTATTAAAGCCGAAAGTAAAAATTGACATAGAATTAGACCTGTCAGAAATAAGCGAAAATTTGATTTTGGAGCTGGAAAAATTCGCGCCTTTCGGGGCCGGAAACGAGAAGCCGAAGTTTGTTTCGAAAAAGATATTGGTTATGGACATCATGCGCATGGGGGCGCAAAATCAGCATATAAAATTAAGAGTGAAAAGTGAAGAGTCTAGCCTGATTTACGCTATCGGTTTCGGGCAGTCCGAACAGTGGAAGGCTTTAAAGATCGGGGATAAAATTGACATGGTTTATTACCCGGAGATTAATGAGTATAACGGACGGAGGGATGTGCAGTTAAAGATTATTGATATTAAGGTTAAATGA